The genomic segment CACGGCGGCCGACGATGGGCAGCTCCACGAACTTGCCGACAAGGCCCGCATAGCGCTCGTCTTCCGGATGCACAGCCACACCGGTATCGCCCAGCATCGTCTCCGGGCGTGAGGTTGCGACGACGATATAATCGCGCGTCTCTGTGCCGGTGACGTTGCCGTCTTCATCCTTGATCGGGTGCTCATAGGTCACGCCATCGGCCAGCGGATAGCGCAGGTGCCAGTAATGACCGTTCACTTCGCGCTGGTCGACTTCGAGGTCCGAAATCGCTGTCTGGAAATGCGGGTCCCAGTTCACGAGGCGTTTGTCGCGATAGATCAGGCCCTTGTTATAGAGCTCCACGAACACTTTGGTGACCGCGCGAACCATGGAGTTGTCCGGATCGTTCCGGTCTCCCATGGTGAAGCGTTCGCGGCTCCAGTCGCAGGAGGCGCCTAGGCGTTTCAGCTGGTTCACAATGGCACCGCCGGATTCGGCTTTCCAGGTCCAGACGCGGTCGACAAAGGCGTCGCGGCCCATGTCCCGGCGGCTGATATTGCCTTCCTCGGCCAGCTGGCGCTCGACCACCATCTGCGTCGCGATACCGGCATGGTCCGTGCCCGGCTGCCAGAGGACGTTCTTGCCGCGCATGCGCTCAAAGCGGATCAGCACGTCCTGCAGCGTGTTGTTCAGCGCGTGCCCCATGTGCAGGACGCCGGTCACGTTCGGCGGTGGAATGACGATGGAATAGGCCTGCGCAGACGTGTCACCGGATGGCTTGAAGCAGCCTTTGGTTTCCCAGGCCTCATACAGGCGGGGTTCGGCTTCAGCGGGGTCAAATCTTTGGTCGAGCATCGTTTCGGGCGTAGTCCAGATAAAAAGAAAAGGCGCGCCGGTGACGGCGCGCCCTTCCCTATAAACAATTTGGCGGGAGAGGCTAGCGTGCCATGCGGGAGATCCGCTCTACCTCTGCCTCAACTTTCTGCTCAACGATGGTCGCAAGGTTGGCATCCAGCCACTCCTTGATCATCGGACGCAGCAGTTCGCGAACCAGGCCTTCGAGCGTATTGTCGGTGCCGAGGTCCATCTTCGAGATCAGCTTGCCGAGCGCGCCAGCGGCGGCGTTTGCCGTCGATTCGTCGGTCAGAGAGGCGTTGTCATAGGCGGGTGAGGCGGACATGGGTTTCTCCACTGGCGCAGGAGCTGGCGCCGGTTTGGGCTGGGCTGGTGCGGGCGCGACGGCGACGGGCTCCGGAACTGGCCGGGGGGCCGGCTCAGGTTCAGCTTCAGCCGCGCGGGAAGCGCTCAGCAGGGATTCAAAACTCTGGGCCGGTTCCGGGGCTGCTTCCGGCGGCTCCTCGGCAGAGAAGTCCTCGATTTCAAACGATTCCATTTCGAACTCTTCGGCCGCTTCGGCTTCGGCAGGTTCTTCACGGACGTCTTCATCGAACATCACCTCTTCGAGGCTGACATCGTCTTCCTCGTCATTGGCGATTTCGGGTTCCGGTTCAGGGGCCGAGGCCGGCGCCGCTGCATCGTCAGAGATAATTTTACGGATCGACGCGAGGATTTCCTCCATCGTCGGTTCCTTATGTGCTTCGTTGGCCATCAGAGCCCCCTGATATGCTTCAGCGTCTTCGATTCTGTTTATGATCGCTAAGGCGATTGGGTTAACAAAGGGCTGACAATATTAACCCCTTTCGGGACGCGTAGCTATGGTTGCGTCAGCTGACCAGTCGCCCGCAGCAGCTGGTGAGCGGCCACATAGGCATCCCGCTCGGCCTGGACCAATGCCAGTCGTGCCTCGAACAATTGCTGTTCCTGATTGAGCACGTCCAGCGTGGTGCGCACACCGACCGCCAGTTCTTCCTTGGCCCCGTCATAAGCGATTTCAGCAGCATCGACCTGACGCTTGGAGGCCTTGATCGCCCGCAGCGTCGCATCATAACCGTACCAGGCGGAGGCCACTTGCGCCCGGATGGAGCGGTCCAATGCGTCGATCTGACGGCGGGCCTGGTCCCGGCGCAGGCGGGCGGCCCTGGTCTGGCTCTTCACGAGGCCGCCGGTCATGATCGGGATCGAGCCCTGCACCACACCGGAAACCGATGTCTGCCGGGAATTTCCGTTTTCGAACTCCGAATACTGGCCCTGCGCGGTCCCGACGAGGTTCACGGACGGACGCCCCTGCGCCTTGGCCGCCTCAATCGCCTCCATCGCCGCACGCTCGGAATGGCGGGCTGCGATCATGTCCGGATTAGCATCCAGCCCAAGCTGAGTCGCCTCTTCCAGAGATTGAGGCAAAGGCGGAACCGGCGGCGGGGGCGCAAGGTCACCGGGGGTG from the uncultured Hyphomonas sp. genome contains:
- a CDS encoding DUF2497 domain-containing protein, producing MANEAHKEPTMEEILASIRKIISDDAAAPASAPEPEPEIANDEEDDVSLEEVMFDEDVREEPAEAEAAEEFEMESFEIEDFSAEEPPEAAPEPAQSFESLLSASRAAEAEPEPAPRPVPEPVAVAPAPAQPKPAPAPAPVEKPMSASPAYDNASLTDESTANAAAGALGKLISKMDLGTDNTLEGLVRELLRPMIKEWLDANLATIVEQKVEAEVERISRMAR